The uncultured Trichococcus sp. DNA window ATTATAACACAAATGATAGCGTTTGTCGAAAACACTTTCATAAACTTTCAAACGTTTTCAGCACACCGGTTTCTTTCGGGTTTCGTGGAACGGAAACACTACTTCAAATTCTTTCCGTTTTGTTCTATGACCTCTTTGTACCAGTAATAACTGGCCTTTTTGTAGCGTTTCAATTCTTTCGGACTGTCCTCATCGCGGTCCACATAAACAAATCCATAGCGCTTTTGATACCCATTCAGCCAACTCAAAAGATCGGTATAGCTCCAAGTGCAATATCCGAGCACTTTCACCCCATCCGTGATGGCTTCCTGAACCGCTTTGGCATGGTCGTTCAGATAATCGATCCGGTACTGGTCATGGATCTGTCCCTCTTCAAGCTTGTCGTATTCACCCAAGCCGTTTTCGGTTATCAGTATCGGCAATCCGTATCGGCTGTTTATCCGACGCAAGGCGATCCGAAGCCCCACCGGATCGATATCCCAATCCCAATTGGTTTTTTCGACGAATGGATTCAGTACTTCTTTGAAAACACCTGGAATTCCGCCTCTTTCGGTACTCCCCTTTTCGCCGGAATAGTTCGGCGTGCCGATGCCGACGCCATCCAATGGATTCGCGGCAACCGTTGATGTCTGATAATAATTCACGCCCATGAAATCCGGTTTTCCTGCTTTCAACATCTCGAAATCTTCAGGTCGAGTCTCGGGCTGCAGATCGTTTTCTTGCAACCAATTCCAGATGACGGAAGGATATTCCCCATTGGCATAGACGTCCATCCAAAAATAGGCGTTCATTTCGTCGAAGTTCTCCGCCGCCAAAATGTTTTCTGGGCGTGCGTCAATAGGATAGCCCGGCGAATAAGCGAAACTCGGGCCAATCTGCCCGTCCAGACCAAGCGAACGATATTTGTTGATGGCTGCCGCATTCGCTACGTTCGCATGATGGTTTGCTTGGTACATCCGTTTCGGATCCTTCACTGCCGGAGGATGGGTCGCCATCATGTAGCCATGGGAAATGAAAATATTTTGTTCGTTCAAGGATACCCAATATTTTACCCGATCGCCGTATCTGCGGAACACTGTTTCTGCGTAGGTGGTAAAGTCTTCGATGATTTGGCGCGATTCCCAGCCTAGATACTCGTCCTGCAGATATTGCGGGATATCCCAATGATACAAAGTGACAACCGGTTCGATTTGATTCGCCAGCAACTCATCAATCAGATCATCATAGAACTGAAGACCTTTTTCGTTCGTTTCATTCATGTTATGAGGGAAGATACGGCTCCAAGCAATCGAAAAACGATAAGCCTTCAGTCCCTGTTCGGCCATCAATGCGACATCTTCTTTGAAACGATGGTAGTGATCAACTGCTACATCCCCGTTCGTTCCTTTAAACGTCTTGCCGGGAATTCTTACAAAAGTATCCCAGACAGACACACCTTTCCCATCTTCATCCCAAGCACCTTCGACTTGGTAGGCGGCTGAGGCCGATCCCCATAAGAATCCCTCCGGAAAATCCTTCAATTTTGTATGTTGCATCGTATGACCCACTTTCTGTTTAATTTGTTTTTGACTGTCAAAATTCAAAATGGGCCATAAATCATATGAGCGATTTATGGTCCATCTATGGTTTGGTGTCTAGTGATTATTTTGCGATTTTCTCATAGATTTCGACGATTTCTTTCGCCAAGTCTTTGAATGCGATGGACGTCATCAAATGATCTTGTCCATGGACCATCAACAACGACAGCTCCACTGCATCTCCTGATGCTTCTTGTGTCAACAGGCCGGTCTGCGCATGGTGAGCTTCCACCAATGCTTTTTCCGATTCGCTGATTTTTTCGTTCGCTGATGCAAAGTCTCCTGCTTTTGCGGCTTCGATCGCTTCAATCGCATTCCCTTTTGCATCGCCCCCATGCATGATCAATTGCATGATGACCTCTAGGTTTTTTGGTTCTGCCATGTTGTAAACTCCTTCAGTGTTGTTTGTTTATTCGCCCATTAAAGTTAAAGCTGTTTTCAATACTTTTTCGCCGTTCATCATGCCGTAGTCCTGCATGTTGATGACATCCATTTTTGTGTCCGTACCGGCAACTTTGTCTTCGAATTGTTTTTTCATGTATTTCACTTGAGGTCCCAACATCAGGACATCGATTTTTTTCTTGGCCAAGTGTGCATCGGCTTCGGAAGCGGATACTGCGAAAATTTCAGCGTCCAATCCTTGCGCTGCCGCCGCTTTTTGCATTTTCGATACAAGTAAGCTGGTGCTCATTCCAGCTGCACATACTAACATGATTGTTTTGTCTGCCATAATATTTTCTCCACCCTTATATATATTTGAGCCCCTATAAAAGGGGCTCGATTTGATGCTATATTATTATGCTACTACGTTGCCTGAAGCGTCAGCTTCAACTTCACCGATTTCAACATTGTATGCTTTGTTGTCTTCGATTTTGAAGAATGGGTAGAAGATTGCAGCACTGATGACTGTTTCGACGATTTGCCATACAGCACCTCTCCAGCCGCTGATCAAGAAACCTGAAAATAGCGGAGGAGTTGTCCAAGGAATGTTTACCCCGTTCGTAAGAGGAACCAGACCGATGCTCATCACGAAGTAAGTCAGGATAGCCAAGATTACCGGAGTCAAGATGAATGGAATCATCAAGATTGGGTTCAATACGATTGGCATACCGAAGATCAAAGGCTCATTGATGTTGAAGATTGCAGGTCCGAATGCTAATTTTCCGAGTGTTTTGAATTGAGTCGATTTGGCTACGAATAAGCACAACAATGCCAAACCTATTGTTGAACCGGCACCACCAAGTTTGATGAAGTTTGCATAGAATTGGGCGTTGACAATGTTCGGCAATTCAGCCCCTGCAGCGTAAGCTTCTGCATTTCCAGCTGTCAGAGACAACCAAATCGGATTCATGATAGCTCCCAAGATGTTTGGACCGTGAAGACCGAACGAGAACAAAAGCGTTTCCAAAATAAGTACCAAGACAGTTGCAGGCAATGTTGCGCCTAAGCTGGTCAGTGGCGCTTGGATGATTTCAAAGATGAATGATTGTGCTGTTTCGTAAGGTGTCAAAGTGAATACCATACGCAAGATGTTGAAGATCAGGATGACGAACAATCCCGGGATCAAAGCGTCAAATGATTTGGCAACGTTTGATGGTACGGAATCAGGCATGCTTATTTTCCAGCCGCGAGCCAATACCCAACGGATGATTTCGACTGCGAAAACCGCACTCATCATACCCAGGAACAAACCGCTGGCACTCAAGTTACCCATTGGGATTCCTGATGCGTTTTCAGCACTCAATAATGTTGGAGTCAAGATAAGGAATCCAACGATACCGTAGATGATTCCTGCCAGATCATCCAAGCCGTAGTGTTTGGACAAGTCTTGGGAAATCCCGATCATAACGAACAATGTCATGATGTTCATTGTCATGTTGTAAGGCACCATGAAGAATTGCGTCCAGTTGGCTCCGAAGATGCCTGCCATCATGTCTGCGTATCCAGGAATCGGCAAGTTTGCGAACAACAGGAAAATCGATCCGATGATCAACAGGGACATTGCTCCGAAGAACCCGCTCTTGATTGCTGAAAGATAACGGTTTTCGTTCAGTTTGTAAGCGATTGGTCCTAATTTTTCTTGTAACGTATCTAAGAATTTATCCATAATAAAATCCTCCTCTGTTAGGAACACTTGTGAAGACAGCGTGCCGTCTTCGAAAGCAGTAATATAAATCGATATGATTGCTTGTCCGGATTCTGCCAGTCAGTCTCAGAACAATTGGCTTTCGTTTTCCGCCTTCATTTACCGCTGTTCTTTATCAACAACGGACAGTGCGAAAAACTTTTCTTACTTTCTACCTCTAACCTTCCAGTTTTTCCCCGTTTGACGCGATCACTCCTTTGTACCAATAGAAACTATCTTTCCGGTATCTCTTCAGATCTTTTAGATCGAAGTCTTCCCGATTGACGTAAACAAAGCCATAACGCTTGCGGAACCCTTGGTGGGTGCTGATAAGGTCGATCGCACTCCAGGTGCAATAGCCGAACACATCTGCTCCATCCGTAACAGCCAGGTTCATCTGTTCGATATGGTTGCGGAGATAGTCGATCCGATATGTATCATGGACCTTCCCATCTTCCAGCTTATCAATACCGCCTAAACCGTTTTCAGTAACGATCAGGGGTTTACGATAACGAGAGTAAATTTGGTTAATCGTCGTGCGGAATCCAGTAGGGTCGATCTGCCAACCGAATTCAGTATAAGGAAGATGCTCATTGTCGGATCCTGCGAAGAATCCTTCTTGGCTATCTGATAATTGCTGATCTTTTTTGCCTGCTTTGCGTTCCGTTCCGGCCGGATAAGCTTGAACAGTCGAGCTGTTGTAGTAATTGAAGGCGATGAAATCGCATTCCGCGGATTTCAGTATCTCCAAGTCACCCGGCTCCATGTCAGGCAATGCATCGTTTTCTTCCAGGTAAGCCCACACTTGGTGATTGTATACACCATACACGGCGATATCAAGATAAAGCCAGTTACGGATTGCGGTATACAGATCAGCTGCTTGGACGTCCGCTGGGTTGTTCGATTTCGGATAGACGGCCGAAATGTTCGGTGCCGGTCCGATTTTCACATGCGGCAATTTTTCGTGGCAGTTGTTCATCACCCTCGCTTGCGCAACAAGCATGTGGTGGTTTTGTTGGTACAAGGATTTCAAGGTGCTTTCCCCAGTACCGACCGCAGCGCCATGCAAAATCATCATGTTCTGTTCATTGATCGTAAGCCATAATTTGACGCGGTCCCCCAGGTTATCGAAAAGGATATCGCAGTAGCGGACAAAGGCATCGATTGTGGCGCGGTTTTCCCAGCCACCTTTTTCAGCCAGTCCTTGCGGCAAGTCAAAATGGTAGACCGTCACTAACGGCTCGATGCCGTATTTCAGACATTCATCCACCAAGTCACTGTAGAACTGAAGACCTTTTGGATTGACTTCGCCGTCGCCGTCCGGAATGACCCGTGACCATGAAATCGAGAAGCGATAGGTTTTGAATCCCATCTCAGCCAACAACGCGATATCTTCCTGCATGTGGTGGTAATGGTCAGTAGCTACTTTAAAATCGGAAGTGTCGGGAACTATTTCCTTCACATCCTGAACCGACGGGCCTTTACCATCTTCGTCCCAGGCGCCTTCAACTTGATATGCGCTTGTTGCGGACCCCCATAAAAAATCTTTTTTAAACGGTTTCAATTTCTTATGATACATACGCTCATCCCTTCCAATTGATTTACATTCGGCAAACCGACTCACTTTTAAGCGGTTACATCCATTCGGAAAACAAATGCTCTTTCTTTAAAAAGAGCGGCTTTGCAATCACGGATACGCTTTCTGTTTTTCAATATAAGCTTATTATAGAGTTTGTGAACGAAATGTAAACAGTTTCACCTCGTAAAGGAACAATGACCAGCTTTTGGAATGATGTTTCAGAAAAGAAACATTTCGTTTCAGTCAAATCTTTCATTGAGGCTTGTGATTGCGCAGTTGTTGCATGTAGTTATAGTTGCGTCTTGCCAGTGTTTCAATCAAAAACACGGCCGGTAATTGGGAAGTCACGTTGACCTCTTCGTCGACGTATTCAGGCGTGAGGTGATAAGCAAAATTTATATCTGACTGCCTGGCCAATGAATTGGTGGAGGAATTCGTGATGCTGATGATTTTGCTTCCCAGACTCTTCAGATCTCCCGCTTTCCTTAACATGATTTCTGTTTCTCCCGAAACGGAACAAACGATTGCCACGGTATTTGTATACTGCCGGCTGATCAAGTGGAATGGATAATAAGGGTCTTGGATATGGAAGGTGCTTTGACCCAAATTTGAAAACTGCCGGGATGCATAAGCAGCGATCAGGCCTGACGTGCCGATTCCAAAAAAGAGCGCAACGTCGGAATTGGCTATCATTTCGACTGCATTCTGTATTTTTTCTTCGTACTCCGATTGCATGGAGCGGCTGAAAAACTCTTCGACGATTTCAGAAGTTTCAAACACCTTCTTATTGTGTTTACGGTTGTCCATTTCCTTCAGATGCAGCTTGCACTCCCAGATATTTTCAAAACCCAGTTTGCTGATGGTCCGCGTAACCGTTGCCGGCGATACATGAGTCTCGGAAGCTATCTCGCGAACGCTCATACGAATCACTTTTTGGGTGCGTTGCACGATGTACTCGTATACCTTTAATTCTGTATTCGTCAGTAACTTCACATTTTCTTGATTGAACACATAAAAACCCCTTTATCCGGAACAAAATAAGCTCTGAGGCGTGCATAAGTTCGTTGTCTATTCTTCTTAACCATTTTACCATTTATTTTGAAAAAAACAAAAAAACAAAACAATTTTACGCAACGCAAAATTGTTTTGTTTTCTTGTACTGCTTATTTCAGAAAAATAGCTTGTTCTCAGAAGATATCTTCCGAAAGGCTTTTGCGGAAAGCCTCTATTTTCCGTAATCTGCTCTTT harbors:
- a CDS encoding PTS lactose/cellobiose transporter subunit IIA produces the protein MAEPKNLEVIMQLIMHGGDAKGNAIEAIEAAKAGDFASANEKISESEKALVEAHHAQTGLLTQEASGDAVELSLLMVHGQDHLMTSIAFKDLAKEIVEIYEKIAK
- a CDS encoding PTS sugar transporter subunit IIC — its product is MDKFLDTLQEKLGPIAYKLNENRYLSAIKSGFFGAMSLLIIGSIFLLFANLPIPGYADMMAGIFGANWTQFFMVPYNMTMNIMTLFVMIGISQDLSKHYGLDDLAGIIYGIVGFLILTPTLLSAENASGIPMGNLSASGLFLGMMSAVFAVEIIRWVLARGWKISMPDSVPSNVAKSFDALIPGLFVILIFNILRMVFTLTPYETAQSFIFEIIQAPLTSLGATLPATVLVLILETLLFSFGLHGPNILGAIMNPIWLSLTAGNAEAYAAGAELPNIVNAQFYANFIKLGGAGSTIGLALLCLFVAKSTQFKTLGKLAFGPAIFNINEPLIFGMPIVLNPILMIPFILTPVILAILTYFVMSIGLVPLTNGVNIPWTTPPLFSGFLISGWRGAVWQIVETVISAAIFYPFFKIEDNKAYNVEIGEVEADASGNVVA
- a CDS encoding PTS sugar transporter subunit IIB; translation: MADKTIMLVCAAGMSTSLLVSKMQKAAAAQGLDAEIFAVSASEADAHLAKKKIDVLMLGPQVKYMKKQFEDKVAGTDTKMDVINMQDYGMMNGEKVLKTALTLMGE
- a CDS encoding MurR/RpiR family transcriptional regulator, translating into MFNQENVKLLTNTELKVYEYIVQRTQKVIRMSVREIASETHVSPATVTRTISKLGFENIWECKLHLKEMDNRKHNKKVFETSEIVEEFFSRSMQSEYEEKIQNAVEMIANSDVALFFGIGTSGLIAAYASRQFSNLGQSTFHIQDPYYPFHLISRQYTNTVAIVCSVSGETEIMLRKAGDLKSLGSKIISITNSSTNSLARQSDINFAYHLTPEYVDEEVNVTSQLPAVFLIETLARRNYNYMQQLRNHKPQ
- a CDS encoding glycoside hydrolase family 1 protein, which gives rise to MQHTKLKDFPEGFLWGSASAAYQVEGAWDEDGKGVSVWDTFVRIPGKTFKGTNGDVAVDHYHRFKEDVALMAEQGLKAYRFSIAWSRIFPHNMNETNEKGLQFYDDLIDELLANQIEPVVTLYHWDIPQYLQDEYLGWESRQIIEDFTTYAETVFRRYGDRVKYWVSLNEQNIFISHGYMMATHPPAVKDPKRMYQANHHANVANAAAINKYRSLGLDGQIGPSFAYSPGYPIDARPENILAAENFDEMNAYFWMDVYANGEYPSVIWNWLQENDLQPETRPEDFEMLKAGKPDFMGVNYYQTSTVAANPLDGVGIGTPNYSGEKGSTERGGIPGVFKEVLNPFVEKTNWDWDIDPVGLRIALRRINSRYGLPILITENGLGEYDKLEEGQIHDQYRIDYLNDHAKAVQEAITDGVKVLGYCTWSYTDLLSWLNGYQKRYGFVYVDRDEDSPKELKRYKKASYYWYKEVIEQNGKNLK
- a CDS encoding glycoside hydrolase family 1 protein, with protein sequence MYHKKLKPFKKDFLWGSATSAYQVEGAWDEDGKGPSVQDVKEIVPDTSDFKVATDHYHHMQEDIALLAEMGFKTYRFSISWSRVIPDGDGEVNPKGLQFYSDLVDECLKYGIEPLVTVYHFDLPQGLAEKGGWENRATIDAFVRYCDILFDNLGDRVKLWLTINEQNMMILHGAAVGTGESTLKSLYQQNHHMLVAQARVMNNCHEKLPHVKIGPAPNISAVYPKSNNPADVQAADLYTAIRNWLYLDIAVYGVYNHQVWAYLEENDALPDMEPGDLEILKSAECDFIAFNYYNSSTVQAYPAGTERKAGKKDQQLSDSQEGFFAGSDNEHLPYTEFGWQIDPTGFRTTINQIYSRYRKPLIVTENGLGGIDKLEDGKVHDTYRIDYLRNHIEQMNLAVTDGADVFGYCTWSAIDLISTHQGFRKRYGFVYVNREDFDLKDLKRYRKDSFYWYKGVIASNGEKLEG